The Herbaspirillum sp. RTI4 genome has a segment encoding these proteins:
- a CDS encoding TnsA endonuclease N-terminal domain-containing protein, translated as MPVRKIPKNYLGVTGGFASKKNGQMLGFESLLEKEYMLLLEFDETVESFEEQPVSIPIPGTKNSYTPDLLVRFHPVVQQTVAQRPCLVEVKHTDDLTKNSKKYAPKFELATAYAAVNNWDFRIVTQKDIRIPKLSNLKFLREYRNINPAESDLGQALEALKGLRSPASFNTMIDKLLTDSQDKLYWIPIIWHLIVTKEIHTDLDTPFSDNILIWLPQVSNG; from the coding sequence ATGCCGGTCCGAAAAATACCGAAAAACTACCTAGGAGTCACAGGCGGTTTCGCCAGCAAGAAGAACGGGCAGATGCTAGGCTTCGAATCGCTGCTCGAGAAAGAGTACATGCTCTTGCTGGAGTTCGATGAAACCGTGGAGAGTTTCGAGGAACAACCCGTTTCCATCCCGATTCCCGGAACGAAAAATTCTTACACTCCTGATTTACTGGTTCGCTTTCATCCGGTTGTCCAACAGACGGTTGCTCAGCGGCCGTGCCTTGTTGAAGTCAAGCATACGGACGACCTAACAAAAAATTCTAAAAAATATGCTCCTAAATTTGAATTGGCCACGGCATATGCGGCGGTTAATAATTGGGATTTTCGAATTGTCACTCAAAAAGATATCCGTATACCCAAGTTAAGTAATCTGAAATTTTTACGCGAATACCGCAATATCAATCCGGCGGAATCGGATTTAGGTCAGGCTTTGGAGGCGTTAAAGGGACTTCGAAGCCCGGCGTCGTTTAATACGATGATCGATAAATTACTGACCGACAGCCAAGACAAGCTGTATTGGATACCGATCATTTGGCATTTAATAGTAACCAAAGAGATTCACACCGATTTGGACACGCCTTTCTCCGACAACATACTCATATGGCTGCCGCAGGTGAGCAATGGCTGA
- a CDS encoding 3'-5' exoribonuclease, which yields MSFKVFIDTEFTDFINVSLISIGMVADSGEEFYAEIPYPPNECSPFVHEAVIPLLGRFPDAACSQEALPERLLTWLEKVKGQHEQLEICFDYQTDWDLFNDTLEYRVPEWCRPRNVVRNINELLSYTFHKKNNFPQHHALYDARANRYAYRERPDISS from the coding sequence ATGTCGTTTAAGGTCTTCATCGATACGGAATTCACGGATTTTATCAACGTATCTCTCATTAGCATCGGAATGGTAGCTGATTCCGGCGAAGAATTTTATGCGGAAATTCCTTATCCGCCGAATGAATGCAGCCCATTCGTGCACGAAGCCGTCATTCCGCTACTTGGACGTTTTCCTGACGCAGCTTGTTCTCAAGAGGCGTTGCCAGAACGGCTGCTGACGTGGTTGGAAAAAGTCAAAGGGCAACATGAACAATTAGAAATCTGTTTTGATTATCAAACAGATTGGGACTTGTTTAACGATACATTGGAATATCGGGTACCGGAGTGGTGTAGGCCGCGAAACGTCGTACGAAATATAAACGAATTGCTTTCCTATACGTTTCACAAGAAAAATAATTTCCCGCAACATCACGCGCTTTACGATGCACGCGCAAATCGTTATGCGTACCGAGAAAGACCGGATATATCATCGTGA
- a CDS encoding metallophosphoesterase family protein, which yields MRLLILSDLHHELWREHAPVINPEISLPDVVILAGDINKGAKAVEWAARTFSEIPVMYVHGNHEAYSKNLEDVPDEIQAACEASKNVHFLNRGEYLLGNVRFLGATLWTDFRLLGDDERQASMRAAEAAMADYKLIRLAKKNYRKLRSSDTAQLHAEDKSWLLRKLAEPFVGSTVVITHMAPSMLSVADQYSFDRVSSAYASRLDEVASLADVWVHGHMHDSSDYRIGRCRVVCNPCGYKMRGGGTENVQFDPNFIIEI from the coding sequence ATGCGCTTACTAATCCTCTCAGATCTACATCATGAACTGTGGCGCGAACATGCCCCGGTTATCAATCCAGAGATTAGCTTGCCGGACGTGGTGATTCTTGCCGGGGATATCAATAAAGGCGCTAAAGCCGTGGAGTGGGCTGCGAGGACCTTTTCTGAGATACCGGTGATGTACGTTCACGGCAATCATGAGGCCTACAGTAAAAATCTGGAAGATGTGCCGGATGAAATCCAAGCGGCATGTGAAGCGTCGAAGAATGTTCACTTCCTTAACCGTGGCGAATACCTGTTGGGCAATGTCCGCTTTCTTGGCGCGACCTTATGGACTGATTTCCGGTTACTTGGTGACGATGAACGCCAAGCCAGTATGCGGGCTGCAGAGGCGGCCATGGCGGATTACAAGCTGATTCGTTTGGCCAAGAAAAATTACCGGAAATTGCGCTCCAGCGATACGGCGCAACTCCATGCGGAAGATAAGTCCTGGCTTCTGCGGAAACTTGCCGAGCCTTTCGTCGGATCGACAGTGGTCATTACGCATATGGCACCGTCCATGCTGTCCGTTGCCGATCAATACAGTTTCGACCGCGTTTCATCAGCTTATGCGTCCCGTCTGGATGAGGTCGCAAGCCTCGCGGATGTATGGGTTCATGGCCACATGCACGACTCTTCCGATTATCGAATCGGTCGATGTCGCGTGGTCTGCAATCCGTGTGGCTACAAGATGCGCGGAGGGGGAACCGAAAACGTTCAGTTCGACCCAAATTTTATTATTGAAATATAA
- a CDS encoding ISL3 family transposase: MEGKELYQNLLGLNEPWTVERVDLDMAKLHVDVHVAHPAGTRFACPDCAASCTVYDHLAERVWRHLDSCQFLTYLHARPPRISCPEHGVRQVGLPWAEQGSRFTHLFEVLAIELLQAANVKRAAQILRISWDQAWHLMERAVLRGRAAKGAAVPRQIGIDEKAIAKGHQYMTLVCDRQAATVEYVGEGRTQESLAAYFAAYSREQLAGIEAISLDMWPAYISGCKAHVPQAQEKMVFDRFHIMQHVGNGVDRVRKEEHKTLLQQGDETLKRSKYLWLYSAENMPAAARARFDQIKHGNLKTARAWALKESLRGMWAYQSLGWAKRFWKRWYFWATHSRLPPMIEKAKLVARHLPNILTYFNHRITNAVAEGLNSKIATVQKRACGFRNRDNFKIAIYFHCGGLDLYPASVTHRKVC, from the coding sequence ATGGAAGGCAAGGAGCTGTACCAGAATTTGTTGGGTTTGAATGAACCGTGGACGGTGGAGCGAGTTGATCTGGACATGGCGAAGCTGCATGTTGACGTGCACGTCGCGCACCCTGCCGGTACCCGGTTTGCGTGTCCTGACTGCGCGGCGTCGTGCACGGTCTATGACCATTTGGCGGAGCGTGTTTGGCGGCATCTGGACAGTTGCCAATTTCTGACGTACTTGCATGCCCGGCCACCGCGGATTTCGTGTCCCGAACACGGTGTGCGCCAAGTTGGGTTGCCGTGGGCGGAGCAAGGCAGTCGGTTCACGCATCTGTTTGAAGTGTTGGCCATCGAGTTGCTGCAGGCCGCCAACGTCAAACGCGCAGCGCAGATCCTGCGCATTAGCTGGGATCAAGCGTGGCACCTGATGGAACGCGCGGTATTGCGCGGGCGTGCGGCCAAAGGCGCCGCCGTGCCAAGACAGATTGGTATCGACGAGAAGGCGATTGCGAAAGGCCATCAGTACATGACGCTGGTGTGCGACCGGCAAGCAGCGACGGTGGAGTATGTCGGGGAAGGTCGTACCCAGGAAAGCCTGGCGGCGTACTTTGCCGCCTATAGCAGGGAGCAACTTGCTGGGATCGAGGCGATCAGCCTGGACATGTGGCCGGCGTACATCAGCGGCTGCAAAGCGCACGTTCCGCAGGCGCAGGAGAAGATGGTATTTGATCGCTTCCACATCATGCAGCATGTCGGCAACGGTGTCGATCGCGTGCGCAAGGAGGAACACAAAACACTGCTGCAACAGGGCGACGAAACACTCAAGCGCAGCAAGTACCTGTGGCTCTACAGCGCCGAGAACATGCCTGCAGCTGCACGCGCCAGATTTGATCAGATCAAGCACGGCAACTTGAAAACGGCCCGCGCCTGGGCGCTGAAGGAATCGTTGCGGGGGATGTGGGCTTACCAAAGCCTCGGCTGGGCCAAACGGTTCTGGAAGCGCTGGTATTTCTGGGCCACGCACAGCCGCCTGCCGCCCATGATTGAAAAGGCCAAACTGGTTGCCCGGCACTTGCCCAACATCTTGACCTATTTTAATCATCGCATTACCAATGCCGTCGCAGAAGGATTGAATTCGAAGATTGCAACTGTACAAAAACGCGCCTGTGGCTTCCGAAATCGTGACAACTTCAAGATCGCCATTTACTTCCATTGTGGTGGCCTTGATCTTTATCCGGCATCAGTGACCCACAGGAAAGTCTGTTGA
- a CDS encoding helix-turn-helix transcriptional regulator, with translation MAIRAKRLAKEWSQEQLSFECGLHRTYIGAVERGEKNLTLKNLVRLARSLDTVASEIMAAAGL, from the coding sequence ATGGCCATCAGAGCCAAGCGGCTAGCCAAAGAATGGTCTCAGGAACAGCTGTCTTTTGAATGTGGCTTGCACCGGACTTACATCGGCGCTGTTGAGCGAGGCGAAAAAAATCTGACGTTGAAAAATCTCGTTAGGTTGGCCAGGTCGCTTGATACTGTGGCTTCCGAGATCATGGCGGCGGCGGGTCTTTGA
- a CDS encoding sodium-dependent bicarbonate transport family permease, with product MPDIVIAFFALGLLAGLIKADLKVPQSIYETLSILLMLVLGLKGGMALHGKFELGMLAELLPIAALGLALPFVCYPILRRVVGLSLDDAVSVAAHYGSVSAGTFAVVLTLVEKSGMPTNPQTTLYLVMLELPSILIMLWFYRRHSSAGSKGSILREALTSRGVLLLGGGLLIGYLYGPVGLAPIKPVLLDGFMTMLALFLLEMGLCTAKVCSPLPLKHWRLMVFAAGMPFALAWVGIAASLVLRLPAGSAVVLASLTASASYIAAPAAIRAAIPNANIGLAMLAALGITFPINVLVGLPIYQHWVQLFY from the coding sequence ATGCCGGATATCGTGATCGCTTTTTTTGCACTTGGCTTGTTGGCGGGCCTGATTAAAGCGGATTTGAAAGTACCGCAATCGATTTACGAAACGCTGTCGATATTGCTCATGCTGGTGCTTGGACTGAAGGGCGGAATGGCACTGCACGGTAAATTCGAACTGGGCATGCTGGCCGAATTGCTGCCGATCGCCGCGCTCGGATTGGCGCTGCCGTTTGTCTGCTACCCGATCTTGCGCAGAGTGGTGGGTTTATCGCTCGATGATGCCGTCAGCGTAGCGGCGCACTATGGCTCGGTCAGTGCCGGCACCTTCGCCGTGGTGCTGACGCTGGTTGAGAAATCCGGCATGCCGACCAATCCGCAAACGACGCTGTATTTAGTCATGCTTGAGCTGCCGTCCATCCTCATCATGTTGTGGTTTTATCGTCGGCACAGCAGCGCGGGCAGCAAAGGCAGCATCCTGCGCGAAGCATTGACTAGCCGCGGCGTGTTGCTGCTTGGCGGCGGGCTTCTGATCGGCTACCTGTATGGCCCGGTGGGACTGGCACCGATCAAGCCAGTTCTGCTCGATGGATTCATGACCATGCTGGCTTTGTTTTTGCTGGAAATGGGATTGTGTACCGCCAAAGTCTGCTCACCGCTGCCCTTGAAGCATTGGCGCTTGATGGTGTTCGCAGCGGGGATGCCATTCGCTCTGGCCTGGGTGGGTATTGCTGCGTCGCTGGTCTTGCGTTTGCCTGCTGGCAGCGCCGTGGTGCTCGCCAGTCTGACCGCCAGCGCCTCGTATATTGCCGCGCCGGCTGCAATTCGGGCCGCCATTCCCAACGCCAATATCGGCCTGGCCATGCTGGCCGCATTGGGGATTACCTTCCCCATCAACGTATTAGTTGGACTGCCGATTTACCAGCACTGGGTGCAGCTGTTTTATTAG
- a CDS encoding LysR family transcriptional regulator — translation MNVRHLSFRLLQVYVQVVRLGNISAAARALHLTQPTVSLQLKKLAEAVDEPLFDSRDGRMVATPVGEELYRAACDVLGRFDDFNGFIEQARGGHSGNLSIGIVTTAKYVVPRILGAFYRQFPKVKITLNIGNRAHILGRFARQEDDLYVFSHPPSGIDVQATRILRNPLQVIAPLDHWAAGKKQLSFAELRAERFLIREPGSATRMMFESWLIGHGLELGDTMQIESNEAIRLSVAAGLGLSVISTHTLQEGREQLVILPVEGFPLESNWYLVSRKDRRLHYVAMQLIQFMAEHLPHCVDPALVAADIASLAQHFSFASPAQANGTIRSDRKSP, via the coding sequence ATGAATGTCCGTCATCTGAGTTTTCGCTTGCTGCAGGTTTACGTCCAGGTTGTCCGGCTGGGTAACATTTCGGCGGCTGCTCGCGCCTTGCATTTGACGCAGCCGACGGTTTCCTTGCAGTTGAAAAAACTGGCGGAAGCGGTCGATGAGCCCTTGTTTGACAGCCGTGACGGCCGCATGGTCGCGACCCCCGTCGGAGAAGAGTTGTACCGCGCCGCGTGTGATGTGCTGGGGCGCTTTGACGATTTCAACGGTTTTATCGAACAAGCCCGTGGCGGTCATTCAGGCAACTTAAGTATCGGCATTGTCACCACGGCAAAATATGTCGTGCCGCGCATTCTGGGGGCGTTTTACCGCCAGTTTCCAAAGGTCAAAATCACTCTCAATATTGGCAACCGCGCGCACATTCTGGGGCGCTTCGCCAGACAGGAAGACGACTTGTATGTGTTCAGCCATCCGCCCAGTGGCATTGACGTGCAGGCCACGCGCATCCTGCGTAATCCTCTGCAAGTCATTGCCCCGCTGGATCACTGGGCCGCAGGCAAAAAGCAGCTCAGCTTTGCCGAATTGCGCGCAGAGCGTTTCCTGATCCGCGAACCCGGTTCCGCCACCCGCATGATGTTCGAATCCTGGCTGATCGGTCATGGTCTTGAGCTGGGCGATACGATGCAGATTGAGAGCAATGAGGCGATTCGTCTTAGCGTCGCCGCAGGCTTGGGGCTGTCGGTGATTTCGACGCACACACTGCAGGAAGGGCGCGAACAACTCGTCATTTTGCCGGTGGAGGGGTTTCCGCTGGAAAGCAACTGGTATCTGGTCAGCAGAAAAGACCGTCGCCTGCACTACGTGGCGATGCAATTGATTCAGTTCATGGCAGAGCATTTGCCGCACTGCGTCGATCCGGCGCTGGTCGCTGCCGACATCGCCAGCCTGGCGCAACACTTTTCCTTCGCCTCGCCTGCGCAAGCGAACGGAACGATTCGGAGCGATAGAAAATCTCCGTAA
- a CDS encoding DsbA family protein has translation MSLNTAVLHYIYDPLCGWCYGAAPLVAAARTVLPVVGHAGGMMTGANCKQGGPGWRNYVMPHDHRIADLTGQEFGAAYFNGLLLDEEAIFDSAPPTAAILAAEEMAGSGLDMLARLQQAHYAEGRRIADVAVLHALAVELGLDEGVFAAAYGRINDDELQQHITVSRRLLSQVGGHGFPTFALERDGRMEVLDTGLWLGRPDAWREHLAQMRPR, from the coding sequence ATGAGCCTTAATACGGCCGTCTTGCATTACATTTACGACCCGCTGTGCGGCTGGTGTTACGGCGCTGCGCCGCTGGTCGCTGCGGCGCGCACGGTCTTGCCGGTGGTCGGTCACGCCGGTGGCATGATGACCGGAGCCAATTGCAAGCAGGGCGGTCCTGGCTGGCGCAACTATGTGATGCCGCACGATCATCGTATTGCGGATCTGACCGGGCAGGAGTTCGGCGCTGCCTACTTCAATGGCTTGCTGCTGGATGAGGAGGCGATATTCGATTCAGCGCCGCCGACGGCCGCCATTCTTGCTGCAGAAGAGATGGCGGGAAGCGGACTCGACATGCTGGCCCGCCTGCAGCAAGCGCATTACGCGGAAGGCCGACGGATTGCCGATGTGGCAGTACTGCACGCGTTGGCTGTCGAACTGGGATTGGATGAGGGAGTTTTTGCCGCCGCGTATGGACGTATTAACGACGATGAATTGCAACAGCACATCACCGTTAGTCGCCGTTTGCTGTCGCAGGTCGGCGGCCACGGTTTTCCTACCTTTGCGCTGGAACGGGATGGGCGCATGGAAGTTCTCGATACCGGACTCTGGTTGGGCCGACCCGATGCGTGGCGCGAACATCTCGCGCAGATGCGTCCCCGCTAA
- a CDS encoding aldehyde dehydrogenase, with protein sequence MRWKITSLIVMTAALLCACDHSVDDKLAAIKAAERSLDMAPAVFAEKFNQTLPEVLFRTKGPGSASRRMARLYVMDVDRFLTNDQPRVFEISVGMTHTTLLGSMTTEGKLKTVGVLLTERTQAARDEFFLCAEATGKVFVNEALLPTITRLTNSALDFPGQRATEVIGDKVFSTEVTGQGLLFQIGQKQ encoded by the coding sequence ATGAGGTGGAAAATTACATCGTTAATCGTCATGACGGCGGCGCTGCTTTGCGCCTGCGACCATTCCGTTGATGACAAGCTGGCAGCCATCAAAGCGGCTGAGCGTTCGCTCGACATGGCACCGGCTGTATTTGCAGAAAAATTCAACCAGACCTTACCGGAAGTGCTATTTCGCACCAAAGGCCCTGGTTCGGCGTCGAGGCGCATGGCGCGGCTTTACGTGATGGACGTTGATCGCTTTCTCACTAACGACCAGCCGCGCGTATTTGAAATCAGCGTCGGCATGACGCACACGACGCTGCTCGGCAGCATGACCACCGAGGGAAAATTAAAAACGGTAGGGGTCTTACTGACAGAACGCACGCAAGCTGCGCGTGATGAATTTTTCCTGTGCGCGGAAGCTACCGGCAAGGTCTTCGTCAACGAAGCCTTGCTACCGACAATCACCCGACTCACCAACAGCGCGCTGGACTTTCCCGGCCAGCGCGCGACCGAAGTCATCGGCGACAAAGTGTTTTCAACGGAAGTAACGGGACAAGGCTTGTTGTTTCAGATCGGACAAAAGCAGTAG
- a CDS encoding HPP family protein, whose protein sequence is MTIKNRFEWVLAYFTAENTVDRFERMRACAGALIGITLTGLCSYLMLDNDSAALWLIAPMGASAVLLFAVPASPLAQPWSLVGGNLCSAFVGVTCAKLIGEPILAAGLAVALAIAIMFWWRCLHPPSGAIALTAVLGGPAVQHLGYHFLLTPVALNTLLLLLIGVLFNNATGRRYPHASRADPVRQQPGENPQPMARIGFSADDLDAVLRRYNQVLAISRDDLGKILYETEMAAYQRRFVVVTCKDIMSSVVFRVEFATTLLDAWKLLREHDLEALPVVGNGGHVIGMISRSDFIRHVAPRNYAQIEKKLRQLLRVVPRAHSRKPEVVGQIMLTDATKVRQDQPIVEIVALMSNHGHHVLPVVNDEGKLVGIISQTDLIAALYESRLRT, encoded by the coding sequence ATGACAATAAAAAACCGATTCGAATGGGTCCTCGCCTATTTCACTGCAGAAAATACAGTCGACCGTTTCGAGCGCATGCGCGCCTGTGCCGGCGCCCTGATCGGCATCACGCTGACCGGTTTGTGCAGTTACCTCATGCTGGACAACGATAGTGCTGCCTTGTGGCTGATTGCGCCTATGGGCGCTTCCGCCGTGCTGTTGTTTGCTGTGCCGGCAAGTCCGCTGGCGCAGCCGTGGTCTCTCGTTGGCGGCAATCTCTGTTCCGCGTTCGTTGGCGTGACATGCGCCAAGCTCATCGGCGAACCGATACTCGCAGCAGGATTGGCAGTCGCCCTGGCGATTGCCATCATGTTCTGGTGGCGCTGCCTGCACCCGCCCAGCGGTGCAATCGCCCTGACCGCCGTGTTGGGCGGACCGGCGGTACAGCATCTGGGATACCACTTCTTACTGACGCCGGTGGCGCTCAATACCTTGCTGCTATTACTGATCGGAGTCTTGTTCAACAACGCGACGGGACGCCGGTATCCCCATGCAAGCAGGGCCGATCCAGTGAGACAACAACCCGGGGAAAATCCGCAGCCGATGGCACGCATCGGGTTTTCCGCCGACGATCTGGACGCCGTATTGCGCCGCTATAACCAGGTGCTCGCTATCAGTCGTGACGATCTGGGAAAAATTCTCTATGAAACCGAAATGGCGGCCTACCAGCGCAGATTTGTCGTCGTTACTTGCAAGGACATCATGTCCAGTGTCGTCTTCCGCGTCGAGTTCGCAACCACCCTGCTGGATGCCTGGAAATTATTGCGGGAACATGATCTCGAGGCCCTGCCCGTCGTGGGGAACGGCGGTCACGTCATCGGCATGATCAGTCGCTCCGACTTCATCCGTCATGTAGCGCCGCGCAACTATGCGCAAATTGAAAAAAAACTGCGGCAGCTGCTGCGAGTCGTACCGCGCGCGCACTCCAGAAAACCGGAAGTCGTGGGGCAAATCATGCTGACCGATGCGACCAAGGTCAGGCAGGACCAGCCCATCGTGGAAATCGTCGCCTTGATGTCTAACCACGGCCATCACGTACTTCCTGTGGTGAACGACGAGGGCAAGCTGGTGGGCATCATCAGTCAGACCGACCTCATTGCGGCACTCTACGAAAGCCGCCTGCGCACCTAG